A window of the Teredinibacter franksiae genome harbors these coding sequences:
- the def gene encoding peptide deformylase produces MALLHILEFPDPRLRTVAKPVENVDDRVRTLIDDMLETMYEAPGIGLAATQINVHEQIIVIDTSENSDEPLVFINPKVEVLDETKFDYEEGCLSVPGFYEEVTRPQHVRVTALDRNGKTFTCEPEGLLAVCIQHEIDHLQGKLFVDYVSNIKRQRIRKKLEKQQRARA; encoded by the coding sequence ATGGCATTGTTACACATATTAGAATTTCCCGATCCGCGACTGCGCACTGTCGCCAAACCTGTCGAAAATGTCGATGACCGCGTTCGTACGTTAATCGACGATATGCTCGAAACGATGTATGAGGCTCCGGGCATTGGCCTTGCTGCCACCCAAATTAACGTCCACGAGCAGATTATTGTTATCGATACCAGCGAGAACAGTGACGAGCCTTTAGTCTTTATCAACCCAAAGGTCGAGGTGCTCGACGAAACTAAGTTCGATTACGAAGAAGGCTGCTTGTCTGTACCCGGCTTTTACGAAGAGGTTACACGTCCACAGCATGTCCGTGTTACCGCGCTCGATCGCAACGGTAAAACCTTTACCTGCGAACCCGAAGGCTTACTTGCGGTGTGTATTCAACACGAAATAGACCACCTGCAGGGCAAGCTATTTGTTGACTATGTGTCGAACATTAAGCGTCAGCGCATTCGTAAAAAACTCGAAAAACAGCAGCGCGCGCGCGCCTAA